A genomic window from Silene latifolia isolate original U9 population chromosome Y, ASM4854445v1, whole genome shotgun sequence includes:
- the LOC141632859 gene encoding uncharacterized protein LOC141632859, producing MRKHEKTDGNITRWKPPREGFFKVNVDAAVLGEMGCGLGVIIRDHDGHIERAGDQQTRERWEAEIAEAKTMEFGLRMALQMGIVSIVAESDCKTLVNMLKLETLPSSYLGNIGRSIRNLAS from the coding sequence ATGAGGAAACATGAAAAGACTGATGGGAATATAACGAGATGGAAGCCACCTCGGGAGGGATTTTTCAAGGTTAATGTCGATGCCGCGGTACTAGGGGAGATGGGTTGTGGTTTGGGAGTGATAATTCGGGACCACGATGGACATATCGAGAGAGCTGGAGATCAACAAACAAGGGAGCGTTGGGAGGCGGAGATTGCTGAAGCTAAAACCATGGAGTTTGGTTTACGAATGGCATTGCAGATGGGCATTGTGAGTATCGTCGCGGAATCGGACTGCAAGACGTTGGTGAACATGCTGAAATTGGAAACCCTACCGTCGAGTTACTTGGGCAATATTGGGAGGTCGATTCGAAATTTAGCTTCTTAG